TGTCAGGTTGAATCTCGGCTGACGCCCAGCACGGGGCAAAGCGTCGGGATTGACGTGGGGACAACGCATTTCTTAATCACCTCCGATGGGGAGTTTGTAGACAACCCCCGTCACTTTCAGAACGCCATGAAGAAACTGCGAGTCGCGCAACGTGCCGTTGCCCGCAAACCGAGCAATCGCAGCAACACGCGCAGAAAAGCGGTGAAGCGAGTTGCGAAGCTGCACCGCAAGGTGGCGCGTCAACGTCTGGACTTTCATCACAAAGCAGCCCGCAAACTGGTCAATGAAAATGACCTGATTGCACACGAAAACCTCAACGTCGGTGGGATGGGACGCGGGAATCTGGCCCGCAGTATCCATGATGTTGGGTGGAGTCAGTTCTTCCAGATACTCGCTTTCAAGGCAGAATGCGCCGGAAAACGAGTGATAGCGGTTGACCCGCGCTATACGTCGCAAGCGTGCAGCAAGTGTGGGCACACCGAGAAGGCCAACCGAGTGAGTCAGTCCCGTTTCGTGTGCCGGAGTTGCGGGCATACCATGAACGCTGACCATAACGCGGCTGTCAACATTTTGGGCCGGGCAGGCCCTTTGAGCGTCAACGTAGGGATTTCTAGCCCATGCGTTGCTCAAGAATCCCACTGATTCATCAGTGGGATTGTCAATTCCCCGACCTCTTTGGGGGAAAGAGCGCTGGATTCCAGATAGCGTGTTGCCATTTCAAACGCTCGTCCCATCCGACCTCTTTGGGGGGAAATAACAAATGGGCGTCTAGTACGACCTTCAGGTGTTCCGACCTCTTTGGGGCAAAGTCCCGACCCCTTTGGCGGAACAGCCATTCACGCTTCGCCCGACCCCTTTGGGGGAAGCAGCTCGGCAGCTGCGCCCAGAGCATAAAAAACTCTCCTTTTGCCTCCCCGGACTTCATTCCCCAGAATCAACGACCCCTTTGGTGGAAGACGTCCCACAAAGCCCGACCTTTTTGGGGGAAATCAGCGTCTTTCCCCGACCCCTTTGGGGGAAAGACGCTATAAAATGCTGTTCCAGACGAGGTTA
The Deinococcus psychrotolerans genome window above contains:
- a CDS encoding RNA-guided endonuclease InsQ/TnpB family protein, with product MLKAFRYRLCPTKAQETELFNQLRLCRNLYNAGLEERIGAYKKKKETLNYYDQANKLGEVKEALPEYKGVYSQVLQDVLKRLDKAYQAFFRRVKAGQKAGFPRFQGRDRYDSFTYPQSGFTVAQDGRTAYFSKIGNVRIRLSRPLEGKLKTATLIHDCGEWYVSYICQVESRLTPSTGQSVGIDVGTTHFLITSDGEFVDNPRHFQNAMKKLRVAQRAVARKPSNRSNTRRKAVKRVAKLHRKVARQRLDFHHKAARKLVNENDLIAHENLNVGGMGRGNLARSIHDVGWSQFFQILAFKAECAGKRVIAVDPRYTSQACSKCGHTEKANRVSQSRFVCRSCGHTMNADHNAAVNILGRAGPLSVNVGISSPCVAQESH